In the Rhinopithecus roxellana isolate Shanxi Qingling chromosome 16, ASM756505v1, whole genome shotgun sequence genome, ggtggcaggcacctgtagtcccagctactcggtaggctgaggcagcagaatggcgtgaacctgggaggcagagcttgcagtgagccgagatcacaccactgcactccagcctgggtgacagagcaagactctgtctaaaaaaaaaaagaagaaaagaaaaggtgtgagccactgtgcccagccagtttacatagttttttttttttttctttttttttggcttgtttgttgttgtttaaataaattgaaacagtcttgctgtgtcacccaggctggagtgcagtggtgtgatctcggctcactgcaacctctgtctcctggattcaagtgattttcctgcctgagcctcctgagtagctgggattacaggcccccaacaccacaactggctaatttttttgtattttcagtagagatgggatttcaccatgttggccaggctggtttcaaactcctgacctcaagtgatctgcccgcctcagcctcccaaagtgctagaattacaggcgtgagccaccgcgcccagccctttccatgttgttgttgttattattattattattattattattatttagttagttagttgtttggagacggagtcttgctgtcacccaggctggaggcagtggcatgatcccgggtcaccacaacctctgcctcccaggttcaagcaattctcctgcttcagcctccggagtagctgggattacaggtgcctgccaccatgaccagctaatttttgtatttttagtagagatgaggtttcaccatgttggccaggctggtcttgaactcctggcctcaagtgatccacccgcctcagcctcccaaagggagggttataggcatgagctgcccaGCCAAATTATGCAAACTATTTTAAAGAACAATGATTTTCACAGAGCTATCGTGATTTTGATTTTATGTAGTGTTTGAAATTCAACTAGAGCTGATTAAACACTTCTGTGAAAATGAAATGCCTTGTAATCCTTGCGCTCTACATCCGATGGTCCCAGGACACACAGCCAAGTGGCCACGCCCTTCACTCAGTGCGGGAACCCACCCAGCCCTGCAGTCAGAGACGTGAAGGGTCACGCTGGGCCACTCTGCCACCAACCACAGCACCGAGGTCATCGGGTAGCTCTCTGGCGCCACCCCTCAGACATTCAGCCCTCCCTGAAGCTCGTGACCACGGCCAGCTACCCAACTCCTCCTGCCCCCCAGATGAGACCCTCACTTTCTGTTTGGGGGATgtggggccaggcatggaggaGGCTCTCCTGGGGCTCAGGCCTAGAGTCTTCCCAGCATTGCCAGCTCTGAACCCTGAGCTCTTCTGCTGCGCCCTGCTCTCTATCTCGTGGGTCTCTGGGACATGGGGCTGGAGTAGGGGTAGGCAATGCAAGGGTATGACCTCCTGGGCCCTTCTCCTTCCGAGGTCCCAGCAGTCAGGGCCcctgcctccccttcccaccACCTGACTTGCCTgccctcctggggtcaagcagctGAGTAAACGGGTGGGCACGGCAGGGTGAGCCCCGCCTGTGGGATGGGGACCCCGTTGGAGCAGCTGCtggctcctccctgcccccacccaggcCATGTGCATTGGGACCAACTCCAAGGTGCCTTCTCCTCCTACCCCTGCCCACTGTGGCCGATTGGTGGCTGATCCCTGGACTTTGAGTTCCTAGGGGGAGGGACCAGCCCACCTGGTggccccagggcctggcacacagtgggcctTCAAAAATGTTTATCAAACAAATGCCAGGGGCCGCAGGCAGGGCCTGAGAGGAACAGCTCAGCAGCCAGGTCCAGGCGCAGTGTGGCCAAGCCTTGCCTGGTTCCTGACTCCCTGGCCCTAGCCCAGGGGCTGCCCTGAGGGCAGAGTTTGCTCACCTCCACATTCTGCTCTGCTTCCTGGTTTCAGGGGGGACGTGGGAGTGGATGAGGTGTgagagagtgcagtggctgtgggTGGACAGCACCAACTACTGCCACCGACACGGGCCAGCTGGTGCCAGCTTGGCTCAGAAGAGGCCAAAATGGGCAGTGATGGGAGACAGCTGGCCTCCCATGGGGGCGGAGGAGCAGCTCGGGGGCTGCAGGACAATGGCCCAGGCAAAAGCAGCCTTGGAGTGAGGCTGGACGCCCCCAGATCCCGGCAGGGCACAAGGTGGGCGTGTGCCAGAGAGGATCTCGCCTCCCCAAATCCCAAGAGCCTCTGAAATCGGCCCAGTGCCCACTGTGTGGGCTCCAGCCAACAGGGAGCCCCAGGCTTTTAAAGAGGTGGGGCGGGGGCGGAGAGGGCCTTGGTGGTACTGGCGCTGGTCCAGAGTGGACAGAAAAGAGTCAGGGAGGGGTCTGAAACATTTAATAAGGTACCTCTCCACCCACTGTCCTCTGCGGCAGCTGGCAGAATATCCCCCGCCCCAGGTGTCAGGGCCCTGATCTGAGGCTGGGGGCTCACAGAGGATGGGCAGCAGGCACCCCACCGGCGGGGTCATCTCTCAGGGCACTGACTTCTCAGCACTGGAGCTGCACGCCAGCCTCACCTCCTCACTTCTGCAGCAGAGACGAGACTCAGCCGGTGGCAATGGCCCCCCTCACCGCGCCGCCATGTTTGCCCTGCTGTGCACTCACCGTCCAGGACGTGGAACTGGTCTGCAGCCTCACAGAAGCCTGGGGGCCCAAGGCAGGGGTCAGGCTGGACATCAGCCCAGAGAGTAGGGGTGGCTGAGCCGGGGACCTGCTGGGGACACTCACCATACTTGGGGAAGTAGAAGATCTGGTCCTCAGTCAGGTGGGCCTCCCGGACCCGCTGCTCAAACCCACTCAGGACGGAGTCGCTCACAGGGAGTGAGCGGGCTGCGGGGCAGACAGGGCTCCTGGGGTCCCGGCACCAGGCGGTGTGGAATGGGGTCTGTGTGTCCCCTGCCCCCTCGGGgccttccccctgcccccacaccaGACCTGTCACTGCTCCTCCCTGGGCCCCTGCTTAGCAGGAGGGTcaggatgggagggaggaagggtgtGTCCCCCTGGGCTCAACCAGCCCCCGGGATGGCCCAGTGAGTGTGCAGAGCTTGAGTACCTGCCTGGTCACAGAGGCCAGCCCCCACATACCATAGAGCTTCACTGACAGCTGCCCCGCCCGCTCCAGGTACAGGACAGCGAAACTCTGGTAGTCGGTCTCAGCGACAACCACATGCACAGCCCCTCGGGCGCCTCGGGCTGGGGCAGAGGCACGGCAGCCACGTCAGAGAGCCACGGCGGCTGCGTCACCACCCACCCACATGCCCTGCGGTCCCTGCCTCACCTTGAAGCAGGAAGCGGCCGAGGACCCTTGTGTCTCCATAGAGCTGGCGCACCTGCCAGCAGATCCCATCCCtgggggggcggggaggaggcACCGCAGGCTGGGGGACCCCAACCAGGAACCCTAGTCCAGGCCACAGTTGGGGTGGGGtcaggggccagggcagggctgaAGTCCGGGGGCTGAGAggagggttggggttagggtgcAGGGCTGCTCTGGGACTCACAGCTTTCGGAAGGTGCTGACAGCCATGGCTTTGCCCTGGGGAGCCACGTGCAGTGTGGTGGCCTCGGCCCGGTGGCCCTGCTCCTGCAGGAAACGGCAGGCAGAGCCGACAGCCACAAGGAGCCAGGTCCCTGCAAACTGGGGGCAGGCCATGGGAGGACTCAAGGGCACTGTGAGAGGGCCCCTCACCTGCCTCCCTCTACCCCCAAAACAACTTCACCTGCCTCCCTCTACACCCCCCATAACTTCACCTGCTTCCCTCTCCCCCCCAACAACTTCTACCTGCCACCCTCTACCCCCTACAACTTCACCCTCTCCCCCTGCCACACACAACTTCTACCTAACTCACTCTACCGCCCCCCACAACTTCACGTTCCTCCCTCTACCCCCCACAACTTCTACCTGCTGAGCATCAAAATTGGCCTTGGGCTGGATTGTGCTGATGGGGGATGGGGGCCGGGGTGGCCTCTGAGGCCTCTGGCCCAGCGAGCCAGCTGCCAGAAGCAGAGTCAAGAGGATCGCAGTCCCAGGGGGCAGCATGGTGGCGGCGGCAGGGTGGCAGGACTGTGGGAGACCAAGGGTAGCACCACCAAGTCCCAGGACAGAGTCTACTGTGCAGTGACAGAGCCCGGCCCAGGAAGTCCATGTCCATCCCTTGCCTCCCTAACTCCAGCCCTGGGCCAGCCCCACATCCCACCCCCAGCTTTCTCGTGAGCCCAGCTTCGATCTGCACTTCCCGGCAGGGCCCTGGCACCATGTCCTATGTACAAAGTCCAAGTTGACCTCTGGTTGTTTATCTATTTCTCCTGCACCCTTGATTTCCACTGACAGTCCTTAGCCCTTTGCACATTATCTTCCTTAAACCATCACCCAGTGGTCTTATCTCCATGACCAACGTCACGGGGTTCATGAAGCCACTTGCTCAGGGCCCGGAAACAGGGAGCGCCGGAGGCGGGTCCCGAACCAGCGGTCTTGGAGTGTCGCCCGCAGCCCCGCCCACGACCGCTGCTCGGTGGCCACAAGGGGCGCTGTTCCCAACGCGCCCGAGTGCGCGCAGGCGCACGAAGAAAAACCGGCCGGGCCGCCGAGGCCCGAGGCGCAGGCGCACGAGGGGCGGATGCGGGCTGCCCGCGCTCTCTGCCGTCCTCGGCCATCGATGCCTCGGGGCTCGTGGCGTCGGGCCTGGCGGGTTCCCCGGTGGGCGGGGGCGGCCGTCCGAGCGGCTGCGGCGGCGGAAGCGGGTCCGGGCCgcgcggggcgggggcggcgCAGCGGGCGGAGGCGGCCGTGGTGAGTGCGCCTGCGGCCCTCGGGGGTCCCGCCTCGTCGGCCCCGCCCGCCCTGGGCCACTGCAGAAGCCCCGAGGCCGCCAGTGCGCGCGTCCCCGCCGGCCGCCCCGAGCCCGCCGGGCAGGGCTTCTCCAGGGCCGCAGGGCGGAGGCCACTGCCCGGCCGCCCCGAGCCTCCCCTCGGCGGAAGCCCGTCCCCGGACGGCGCCCGGTGTCCCCGTGCCTCGCGAGCGGCGGTCCGGGCCCCGGCGGGCTGAGGGGCGCCCGCTGCCGGCCGCAGGAGGCCGGGGGATGGCGCGGCGGAGCGGAGACGGCCCGGCCCGCCCGGAGCTGCCGGGTCCTTGGTTGGACGGCGGTGCCCGGGTGTCCCCTGCAGACACCCAGCCCCGTGGAACTCCCGGCGGGACGGTTGGGGCGGGAGGAACCGGGCGCCCGCTCTCGGCCTCCCTTCTTGGGCCTGGGCTGAGGGCAGCCGTTGGTGGGTTTCAGGGCCGCCTGGGCAGAATGTCACGATGGACGAGGGCGGCACGCCCCTGCTCCCCGACAGCCTCGTCTACCAGATCTTCCTGAGCCTGGGCCCGGCCGACGTGCTGGCCGCGGGGCTGGTGTGCCGCCAATGGCAGGCCGTGTCGCGGGACGAGTTCCTGTGGAGGGAGCAGTTCTACCGCTACTACCAAGTGGCCCGCGATGTGCCCCGACATCCAGGTCAGTGGCTTGCGGGGCCGCTACCCACGTTCTACAGCCCTGGCTCCGGGCTCCTGCGTTTGGGGGTCAGCCTGGCTGGGGGCCTGCCCTACGGCCCCGAGTGTCCATCCTCACACCCTCACCCTGATCGAGGTCTGTCGGACATTGCCCAGGCACCCCTCAGAGCATGGGGGCCAGAGGGTTCATTGGGTCACTTGGGGGGTGGGGGATACAGGGGTCTCTGTGAGCTGCAGGGTTGGATCCTCCAGCCAAGGCCTATGCCATGGGTAGTGGGTTCCAGGGGCACCACGGGGCCTGCCAGGACTGCTGGGGCCACACTCTGGCCTTGACTGCGAGGAGGAAggcctgggcccaggactgaCAGTGCCCACCCGCAGCGGCCACGTCCTGGTACGAGGAGTTCCAGCGGCTGTATGACACGGTGCCCTGCGTGGAGGTGCAGACGCTGCGGGAACACACGGACCAGGTCCTGCACCTCAGCTTCTCCCATTCGGGGTACCAGTTCGCGTCCTGCTCCAAGGACTGCACTGTGAAGGTGAGGATGGCCCAGGTGCCCTGCACATCCCATCCAGCTGCCCCGAAGCACGGAGGTCCCAGGACCCAGGCGTTCCAACCAGGTGGGAAGGGAGAGTCAGGCCAGAGGTGACACAGCAGCCTCTCTGCATCCAGCGGAGGGACCACAGAGGATCAGGAGCGGTGCAGGGCGGCCCTGAGTACTGAGGAGAGGGTCCCACACAAAGCCGCCTGCTCCAGGGGCAGGCTCCTGCCTTCTATACGGATGCCCCCAGAGTGGATGACAGTGGCTTCAAGGGGTCCCTGCCCCCTGGTGGCCTCTGAGCAGGGCTGGCAGAGCTGGGGCCTCATGGCGCTGTGGTAGCAGGCCCCTGCCCCGCAACCTGGCCAGGCGATCACCATGGCCACCCCCGCCGTGCAGATCTGGAGCAACGACCTGACCATCTCGCTGCTGCACAGTGCGGACATGCGGCCCTACAACTGGAGCTACACCCAGTTCTCCCAGTTCAACAAGGACGACTCGCTGCTGCTGGCCTCGGGGGTGTTCCTGGGGCCGCACAACTCCTCATCCGGCGAGATCGCTGTCATCAGCCTAGGTGAGCATGGGCGCGGAGTGggccccacccccgcccccgtCCCCACACAGACAGCCTgtccagccctggcctccccacAGACTCTTTCGCGCTGCTGTCCCGCGTGCGGAACAAGCCCTACGACGTGTTTGGCTGTTGGCTTACGGAGACCAGCCTCATCTCGGGGAACCTGCACCGCATCGGAGACATCACCTCTTGCTCTGTGCTGTGGCTCAACAACGCCTTCCAGGTACGGGTGGGGCGGGACAGGGCTGGGCGGGGGGCAGGGTTGCCATCCCCAGGGCCTGGAGCCCACCTGG is a window encoding:
- the C8G gene encoding complement component C8 gamma chain isoform X1: MLPPGTAILLTLLLAAGSLGQRPQRPPRPPSPISTIQPKANFDAQQFAGTWLLVAVGSACRFLQEQGHRAEATTLHVAPQGKAMAVSTFRKLDGICWQVRQLYGDTRVLGRFLLQARGARGAVHVVVAETDYQSFAVLYLERAGQLSVKLYARSLPVSDSVLSGFEQRVREAHLTEDQIFYFPKYGFCEAADQFHVLDEVRR
- the C8G gene encoding complement component C8 gamma chain isoform X2; translated protein: MLPPGTAILLTLLLAAGSLGQRPQRPPRPPSPISTIQPKANFDAQQFAGTWLLVAVGSACRFLQEQGHRAEATTLHVAPQGKAMAVSTFRKLDGICWQVRQLYGDTRVLGRFLLQARSLPVSDSVLSGFEQRVREAHLTEDQIFYFPKYGFCEAADQFHVLDEVRR